In the Mesorhizobium sp. genome, one interval contains:
- the urtB gene encoding urea ABC transporter permease subunit UrtB, translated as MTFLRAIGLVLGFLATMLASALADDASIRATIAKFATAKNFSQTGEIVRELAASGDARVERLLSALGEGDVAVRKIDSAVYIVKEKGQTASLFDPLTGEAAGEEPKAAYTKVKVNNSLRRAIRDAIGALTLGAEDPAVRLAAATTMFLNPDAANLDAIEAAIAAETDAAVKAKLEDARASAVLVSDRPDAEKMAAVELLGVRGDRNTLSLLTAYGAKAEGELKTAVDSAVGRIQASLAFWQAGQNVWYGISLGSVLLLAAIGLAITFGVMGVINMAHGEMVMLGAYTTFVVQEIIRAQAPGLFDWSLAIALPLAFLVSGAVGLAIERGIIRFLYGRPLETLLATWGVSLILQQSVRTIFGPTNQQVGNPSWMSGAFDLGQLSITWNRLWIVAFTLAVFAILLFVMNRTPWGLHMRAVTQNRRMAASMGIRTPWVDAFTFALGSGIAGIAGVALSQIDNVSPNLGQGYIIDSFMVVVFGGVGNLWGTLVGAFSLGIVNKFLEPYAGAVLGKIIVLVLIILFIQKRPRGLFALKGRAVEA; from the coding sequence ATGACGTTTCTCAGGGCGATCGGTCTGGTGCTTGGCTTCCTGGCCACCATGCTCGCCTCGGCGCTCGCCGACGACGCCTCGATACGAGCTACGATCGCCAAATTCGCGACCGCCAAGAATTTTTCCCAGACCGGCGAAATCGTCCGTGAACTCGCCGCCAGCGGCGATGCCCGCGTCGAACGGCTTCTGTCGGCATTGGGCGAAGGCGACGTCGCCGTCCGCAAGATCGATTCAGCGGTCTACATCGTCAAGGAGAAAGGCCAGACGGCCAGCCTGTTCGACCCGCTGACCGGAGAAGCCGCAGGCGAGGAGCCGAAGGCTGCCTACACCAAGGTGAAAGTCAACAATTCGCTGCGCAGGGCCATCCGCGACGCGATCGGCGCGCTGACGCTCGGCGCGGAGGATCCGGCAGTTCGCCTGGCCGCGGCCACGACGATGTTCCTCAATCCCGACGCCGCCAACCTCGATGCGATCGAGGCGGCCATCGCTGCGGAGACGGATGCCGCGGTCAAGGCGAAACTCGAAGATGCCCGCGCCTCGGCCGTGCTCGTCTCCGACCGCCCCGACGCAGAGAAGATGGCCGCGGTCGAACTGCTCGGCGTGCGCGGGGACCGCAACACGCTGTCCTTGCTCACGGCCTACGGGGCAAAGGCAGAAGGCGAACTCAAGACCGCCGTCGACAGCGCTGTCGGCCGCATCCAGGCTTCGCTCGCCTTCTGGCAGGCCGGGCAGAACGTCTGGTACGGCATCTCGCTCGGTTCGGTGCTGCTGCTGGCGGCGATCGGCCTGGCGATCACCTTCGGCGTCATGGGCGTTATCAACATGGCGCATGGCGAGATGGTGATGCTCGGCGCGTACACCACCTTCGTTGTACAGGAAATTATCCGCGCGCAGGCGCCCGGGCTCTTCGACTGGTCGCTGGCGATCGCCTTGCCGCTCGCCTTCCTCGTGTCGGGAGCCGTCGGGCTCGCCATCGAGCGCGGCATAATCCGCTTTCTCTATGGCCGGCCTCTGGAAACGCTGCTCGCGACCTGGGGCGTGTCGCTGATCCTCCAGCAGTCGGTGCGCACCATCTTCGGGCCAACGAACCAGCAGGTCGGCAACCCTTCATGGATGTCGGGCGCCTTCGACCTCGGACAGCTGTCGATCACCTGGAACCGGCTGTGGATCGTGGCCTTCACGCTCGCCGTCTTCGCCATCCTGCTGTTCGTCATGAACCGCACGCCCTGGGGCCTGCACATGCGCGCCGTCACGCAAAACCGGCGCATGGCCGCCTCGATGGGCATACGCACGCCCTGGGTCGATGCCTTCACCTTCGCGTTGGGCTCCGGCATCGCCGGCATTGCCGGGGTGGCGCTCTCGCAGATCGACAACGTCTCGCCGAACCTGGGGCAGGGCTACATCATCGACTCCTTCATGGTCGTCGTCTTCGGTGGCGTCGGCAATCTTTGGGGCACGCTCGTCGGCGCCTTCTCGCTCGGCATCGTCAACAAGTTCCTCGAGCCCTATGCCGGCGCCGTGCTCGGCAAGATCATCGTGCTCGTTCTCATCATCCTGTTTATCCAGAAACGCCCGCGCGGCCTGTTCGCGCTGAAGGGCAGGGCGGTGGAAGCATGA
- the urtC gene encoding urea ABC transporter permease subunit UrtC translates to MILSRLFADGFSRRIVITILFLLGIAVLVPILHLAVPPDSALHVPAYAVALVGKYLTYALLALALDLVWGYCGILSLGHGAFFALGGYAMGMYLMRQIGDRGVYGNPVLPDFMVFLNWKELPWFWYGFDQFWFAALMVMLVPGLLAFIFGWFAFRSRVTGVYLSIITQAMTYALLLAFFRNDMGFGGNNGLTDFKDILGFNVQAGGTRSALFAASAVALALGVALTAAIVSSKYGKLLVAVRDAEPRTRFLGWRPENVKLFAFTVSAVMAGVAGALYVPQVGIINPGEFDPANSIEVVVWTAVGGRGTIVGPIIGAVLVNLGKTYFTGALPDYWLFALGGLFIFVTLFLPRGIVGTWDHWRKASRDRRAATQTPPAGDAPESAPRAAPRQAANDGPVIGAAEPQPAE, encoded by the coding sequence ATGATCCTGTCCCGTCTCTTCGCCGACGGCTTCTCGCGCCGGATCGTCATTACCATCCTGTTCCTGCTTGGCATCGCGGTGCTGGTGCCGATCCTGCATCTGGCGGTCCCGCCGGACAGCGCGCTTCATGTGCCCGCCTATGCGGTGGCGCTCGTCGGCAAATACCTGACCTACGCTCTCCTGGCGCTCGCGCTGGATCTGGTGTGGGGCTATTGCGGCATTCTCTCGCTCGGCCACGGCGCGTTTTTCGCCCTCGGCGGCTATGCGATGGGCATGTACCTCATGCGCCAGATCGGCGATCGCGGCGTCTACGGCAATCCCGTCCTTCCCGACTTCATGGTGTTCCTGAACTGGAAGGAACTGCCGTGGTTCTGGTACGGCTTCGACCAGTTCTGGTTCGCGGCGCTGATGGTCATGCTGGTGCCAGGGCTGCTTGCCTTCATCTTCGGCTGGTTCGCCTTCCGCAGTCGCGTCACCGGCGTCTACTTGTCGATCATCACTCAGGCGATGACCTATGCGCTGCTGCTCGCCTTCTTCCGCAACGATATGGGCTTCGGCGGCAACAACGGGCTAACCGATTTCAAGGACATCCTCGGCTTCAACGTCCAGGCGGGCGGAACGCGTTCGGCGCTGTTCGCCGCGAGCGCGGTTGCCCTGGCGCTGGGCGTCGCGCTGACGGCCGCGATCGTCTCGTCGAAATACGGCAAGTTGCTTGTCGCGGTCCGCGACGCTGAGCCGCGAACGCGCTTCCTCGGATGGCGGCCGGAGAACGTGAAGCTGTTCGCCTTCACCGTATCGGCGGTGATGGCGGGCGTGGCGGGCGCACTCTACGTGCCGCAGGTCGGCATCATCAATCCCGGGGAATTCGATCCTGCTAACTCGATCGAAGTGGTGGTATGGACCGCCGTCGGCGGTCGCGGAACGATCGTCGGTCCGATCATCGGGGCGGTGCTGGTCAATCTCGGCAAGACCTATTTCACCGGAGCGCTGCCCGACTACTGGCTGTTTGCCCTTGGCGGCCTGTTCATCTTCGTCACCCTGTTCCTGCCGCGGGGCATCGTCGGCACCTGGGATCACTGGCGCAAGGCCAGCCGGGACAGGCGCGCGGCCACGCAGACGCCCCCCGCCGGCGACGCGCCGGAATCCGCCCCGCGGGCGGCGCCGCGCCAGGCAGCCAACGATGGCCCGGTGATCGGCGCCGCCGAACCTCAGCCGGCGGAGTAG
- the urtD gene encoding urea ABC transporter ATP-binding protein UrtD encodes MSRKETILYLDGVSVSFDGFRAINNLALVLGKGEMRAIIGPNGAGKTTMMDIITGKTRPDTGDVYFNGDIDLTKHDEAEIAMMGIGRKFQKPTVFESHTVEDNLVLSLKGPRSIFPALFHRRTAQETTRIDEILEVTRLGARRHDLAANLSHGQKQWLEIGMLLAQDPKLLLVDEPVAGMTDAETEETARLLKEIAKTHSVVVVEHDMHFVRELDVRVTCLHEGSVLSEGTLDAVSADERVIEVYLGR; translated from the coding sequence ATGTCGCGCAAGGAAACAATCCTCTACCTCGACGGCGTGTCGGTCTCCTTTGACGGCTTTCGCGCGATCAACAATCTGGCGCTGGTGCTCGGCAAGGGCGAGATGCGGGCGATCATCGGCCCCAACGGCGCCGGCAAGACCACGATGATGGACATCATAACCGGCAAGACCAGGCCGGACACCGGCGACGTCTATTTCAACGGCGACATCGACCTGACTAAGCATGACGAGGCGGAGATCGCCATGATGGGCATCGGCCGCAAGTTCCAGAAGCCGACCGTATTCGAGAGCCACACGGTCGAGGACAATCTGGTCCTGTCGCTCAAGGGTCCGCGATCGATCTTTCCGGCGCTGTTCCATCGTCGGACCGCGCAGGAGACCACGCGCATCGACGAGATTCTCGAGGTGACGCGACTCGGCGCCCGCCGGCACGATCTGGCCGCCAATCTCTCGCACGGCCAGAAGCAATGGCTGGAAATCGGCATGCTGCTCGCGCAGGACCCGAAACTGCTTCTGGTCGATGAGCCGGTGGCCGGCATGACCGACGCCGAGACCGAGGAGACGGCGCGGCTCCTGAAGGAGATCGCCAAGACGCATTCGGTCGTCGTGGTCGAGCACGACATGCATTTCGTCCGCGAACTCGACGTGCGCGTCACCTGCCTGCACGAGGGCTCGGTGCTGTCCGAAGGCACGCTGGACGCCGTGAGCGCCGACGAGCGGGTGATCGAAGTCTATCTGGGGAGATGA
- the urtE gene encoding urea ABC transporter ATP-binding subunit UrtE, with protein MLEVRDATLHYGAAQALRGVSLTASAGKITCVLGRNGVGKTSLMRSIVGHHRLTSGTIAFEGKALDRSAAYDRARSGIAFVPQGREVFPLLTVKENLETGYAPVKRGDRNVPDYVFDLFPVLKDMLGRRGGDLSGGQQQQLAIGRALVTRPKLLVLDEPTEGIQPSIIKDIGRAIRFLRDQAGIAILLVEQYLDFCRELADEVNIMDRGVIVHTGPAEDLDKPEVRRFLTV; from the coding sequence ATGCTTGAGGTGCGCGACGCGACGCTCCACTACGGCGCGGCGCAGGCCTTGCGGGGCGTCTCGCTGACGGCGTCGGCGGGCAAGATCACCTGCGTGCTCGGTCGCAACGGTGTCGGCAAGACCAGTCTCATGAGATCCATCGTCGGTCATCATCGCTTGACGAGCGGAACGATTGCCTTCGAGGGGAAGGCGCTCGACCGGAGCGCGGCATACGACCGCGCCCGGTCGGGCATCGCTTTCGTGCCGCAGGGACGCGAAGTGTTTCCGCTGCTGACCGTGAAGGAGAACCTGGAAACCGGCTATGCCCCGGTGAAGCGCGGCGACCGCAACGTGCCCGACTACGTGTTCGACCTGTTTCCCGTGCTGAAGGACATGCTCGGCCGCCGCGGCGGTGATCTGTCCGGCGGTCAGCAGCAGCAGCTCGCCATCGGCCGGGCCCTGGTGACGCGGCCCAAGCTGCTCGTGCTCGACGAGCCCACCGAAGGAATCCAGCCGTCGATCATCAAGGACATCGGCCGCGCCATCCGCTTCCTGCGCGACCAGGCCGGCATCGCCATCCTGCTGGTCGAACAATATCTCGACTTCTGCCGCGAACTTGCCGACGAAGTGAACATCATGGATCGCGGCGTCATCGTGCACACCGGTCCGGCCGAGGATCTCGACAAGCCGGAAGTGCGGCGTTTCCTCACGGTCTGA
- a CDS encoding septum formation initiator family protein — protein sequence MWTKQRKKRRSGVLIVPALAAVFLSYFGFHAWHGEFGIYSSYQLVDRKAELEAKLAALRSERQSLEARVLLLQDGTIEKDMLDEQARRALNLTAEDEVTIIRSGQKVH from the coding sequence ATGTGGACGAAGCAAAGGAAGAAGCGGCGCAGCGGCGTCCTGATCGTGCCGGCGCTCGCCGCCGTGTTCCTTTCCTATTTCGGCTTCCACGCCTGGCACGGCGAGTTCGGCATCTATTCGAGTTATCAACTGGTCGACCGCAAGGCCGAACTCGAGGCGAAGCTCGCTGCACTGCGCAGCGAGAGACAATCGCTCGAGGCCAGGGTGCTGCTGCTCCAGGACGGCACGATCGAGAAGGACATGCTCGACGAGCAGGCGCGCCGCGCGCTCAACCTGACCGCCGAGGACGAGGTAACGATCATCCGGTCCGGCCAGAAAGTGCATTAA
- the pdhA gene encoding pyruvate dehydrogenase (acetyl-transferring) E1 component subunit alpha: MAVAARKAPAKSKSDAGLPQLKAPKPAEFGKEDELRAYRDMLLIRRFEEKAGQLYGMGFIGGFCHLYIGQEAVVTGLKMALVDGDQMITAYRDHGHMLAMDLSPRGVMAELTGRRGGLSKGKGGSMHMFSKEKNFYGGHGIVGAQVSLGTGLAFANKYRDNGNVCLTFFGDGAANQGQVYESFNMASLWKLPVIYVIENNRYAMGTAVHRSSAETDFSHRGISFRIPGIQVDGMDVRAVKSAADLATDWCRSGKGPIILEMQTYRYRGHSMSDPAKYRSKDEVQKMRSEHDPIEQVKARLTDKKWASEDDLKAIDKEVRDIVADAADFAQSDPEPDVSELYTDIYVEA, from the coding sequence ATGGCCGTGGCTGCCCGCAAAGCCCCCGCGAAATCGAAATCCGACGCCGGCCTGCCTCAGTTGAAGGCGCCGAAGCCGGCGGAGTTCGGCAAGGAGGACGAGCTTCGCGCCTATCGCGACATGCTGCTCATCCGCCGTTTCGAGGAGAAGGCGGGCCAGCTCTACGGCATGGGCTTCATCGGCGGCTTCTGCCACCTCTATATCGGCCAGGAGGCGGTGGTCACCGGCCTCAAGATGGCGCTCGTCGACGGCGACCAGATGATCACCGCCTATCGCGACCACGGCCACATGCTGGCGATGGACCTGTCGCCGCGCGGCGTGATGGCCGAGCTGACCGGCCGCCGCGGCGGGCTGTCCAAGGGCAAGGGCGGCTCGATGCACATGTTCTCCAAGGAGAAGAATTTCTATGGCGGCCACGGCATCGTCGGTGCCCAGGTGTCGCTCGGCACCGGTCTCGCCTTCGCCAACAAGTATCGTGACAACGGCAATGTCTGCTTGACCTTCTTCGGCGACGGCGCGGCCAATCAGGGCCAGGTCTACGAGAGCTTCAACATGGCTTCGCTGTGGAAGCTGCCGGTGATCTATGTCATCGAGAACAACCGCTACGCGATGGGCACGGCCGTCCACCGTTCGTCGGCCGAGACGGATTTCTCGCATCGCGGCATCTCCTTCCGCATCCCCGGCATCCAGGTCGACGGCATGGACGTGCGGGCGGTGAAGTCGGCCGCCGATCTCGCCACCGACTGGTGCCGTTCGGGCAAGGGGCCGATCATTCTCGAGATGCAGACCTACCGCTATCGCGGCCACTCGATGTCCGACCCGGCGAAATACCGGTCCAAGGACGAAGTGCAGAAGATGCGCTCCGAGCACGATCCGATCGAGCAGGTGAAGGCGCGGCTGACCGACAAGAAGTGGGCCTCCGAGGACGATCTCAAGGCGATCGACAAGGAGGTCCGCGACATCGTCGCCGACGCGGCCGATTTCGCGCAATCCGATCCGGAGCCGGACGTGTCCGAGCTCTACACCGACATCTACGTCGAAGCCTGA
- a CDS encoding pyruvate dehydrogenase complex E1 component subunit beta, whose amino-acid sequence MPIDILMPALSPTMEEGNLAKWLKNEGDKVAPGDVIAEIETDKATMEVEAVDEGTLGKILIAAGTEGVKVNTPIAVLLQEGEGTGDIGSAKAPKAETKADAAPADDAGGKAREAAEEPSVAKEAAKVPAAPKVEASSDPDIPAGTEMVSTTVREALRDAMAEEMRRDADVFVMGEEVAEYQGAYKITQGLLQEFGAKRVVDTPITEHGFAGVGVGAAMAGLKPIVEFMTFNFAMQAIDQIINSAAKTLYMSGGQMGAPIVFRGPNGAAARVAAQHSQDYAAWYSHVPGLKVIQPYTAADAKGLLKAAIRDPNPVIFLENEILYGQTFDVPKLDDFVLPIGKARIHKKGSDVTLVSFGIGMTYLVKAEPELAKLGIDAEIIDLRTIRPMDLDTVIASVKKTNRLVVVEEGFPQSSVGDFIANQVSQRAFDFLDAPVITIAGKDVPMPYAANLEKLALPNVGEVIEAVKAVTYRG is encoded by the coding sequence ATGCCGATCGACATCCTGATGCCCGCACTCTCGCCGACCATGGAGGAGGGCAATCTCGCCAAATGGCTCAAGAATGAAGGCGACAAGGTCGCTCCCGGCGACGTCATCGCCGAAATCGAAACCGACAAGGCGACGATGGAGGTGGAAGCCGTCGACGAGGGTACGCTCGGCAAGATCCTGATCGCCGCCGGCACCGAGGGTGTGAAGGTCAACACGCCGATCGCGGTGCTCCTGCAGGAGGGCGAGGGGACGGGCGACATCGGCAGCGCCAAGGCGCCGAAGGCAGAGACGAAGGCGGACGCTGCGCCGGCCGACGATGCCGGTGGCAAGGCGCGCGAGGCGGCGGAAGAGCCATCGGTTGCCAAGGAGGCCGCAAAGGTGCCGGCCGCACCGAAGGTCGAGGCATCGTCCGATCCCGACATCCCAGCCGGCACCGAGATGGTGTCGACGACGGTGCGCGAGGCTCTGCGCGACGCCATGGCGGAGGAAATGCGCCGCGACGCCGACGTCTTCGTCATGGGCGAGGAAGTGGCCGAGTATCAGGGCGCCTACAAGATCACGCAAGGTCTGCTGCAGGAGTTCGGCGCCAAGCGCGTCGTCGACACACCGATCACTGAGCACGGCTTCGCCGGGGTCGGCGTCGGCGCGGCGATGGCGGGCCTGAAACCGATCGTCGAGTTCATGACCTTCAATTTCGCCATGCAGGCGATCGACCAGATCATCAATTCCGCGGCCAAGACGCTCTACATGTCCGGCGGCCAGATGGGCGCGCCGATCGTCTTCCGCGGTCCCAATGGCGCGGCCGCCCGCGTCGCTGCCCAGCACAGCCAGGACTATGCCGCCTGGTACAGCCATGTGCCGGGCTTGAAGGTCATCCAGCCCTACACCGCGGCCGACGCGAAGGGACTGCTCAAGGCTGCGATCCGCGACCCGAACCCGGTGATCTTTCTCGAGAACGAGATTCTCTACGGTCAGACCTTCGACGTGCCGAAGCTCGACGATTTCGTCCTGCCGATCGGCAAGGCGCGCATCCACAAAAAGGGGTCTGACGTGACTCTGGTCTCGTTCGGCATTGGCATGACGTATCTGGTGAAGGCTGAGCCCGAGCTTGCCAAGCTGGGTATCGATGCAGAGATCATCGACCTGCGCACCATCCGCCCGATGGATCTCGACACAGTCATCGCGTCGGTGAAGAAGACCAATCGCCTCGTCGTGGTAGAGGAGGGCTTCCCGCAGTCCTCCGTCGGCGACTTCATCGCCAACCAGGTGTCGCAACGCGCCTTCGACTTTCTCGATGCCCCGGTCATCACCATTGCCGGCAAGGACGTGCCGATGCCCTACGCCGCCAACCTCGAAAAGCTCGCTTTGCCGAATGTCGGCGAGGTGATCGAGGCGGTGAAGGCCGTGACGTATAGGGGATAA
- a CDS encoding Uma2 family endonuclease, whose protein sequence is MTGPAKRPATYADLEAVPPHLVAEIIDGELMTHPRPSFRHGAAATSLVDELTGPFQKGRGGPGGWVFVIEPEIKFGRDILVPDVAGWRRERLPSVPKRNYLEVAPDCICEVLSASTEKRDRSVKKRIYATGGVSHLWLIDPRLQLLEAFELSGGNWTDVGTWNSADIVRAPPFDAISFPLADLWPLDPPLGFNEDPTPYYAGDR, encoded by the coding sequence ATGACTGGACCCGCGAAACGCCCCGCCACCTACGCCGACTTAGAGGCAGTTCCCCCGCATCTGGTGGCGGAGATAATCGATGGCGAGCTGATGACGCATCCGCGTCCGTCCTTCCGTCACGGCGCGGCTGCCACCTCGCTCGTCGACGAACTGACGGGGCCGTTTCAGAAGGGACGCGGCGGGCCTGGGGGTTGGGTGTTCGTCATCGAGCCGGAGATCAAGTTCGGCCGGGATATTCTTGTACCGGACGTTGCGGGTTGGCGTCGCGAGCGCTTGCCATCCGTGCCGAAGCGCAACTACCTGGAAGTCGCACCGGATTGTATTTGCGAGGTCCTTTCAGCCTCCACCGAGAAACGCGACCGCAGCGTCAAGAAGCGCATATACGCGACGGGCGGCGTGTCCCATCTCTGGTTGATCGATCCGCGTCTACAACTCCTTGAGGCTTTCGAACTCAGCGGCGGCAATTGGACTGACGTCGGAACGTGGAATTCCGCCGATATCGTCCGCGCACCTCCTTTCGACGCCATTTCCTTCCCGCTGGCCGATCTCTGGCCGCTCGATCCGCCGCTCGGCTTCAACGAAGATCCTACGCCCTATTACGCCGGAGACCGCTAG
- a CDS encoding pyruvate dehydrogenase complex dihydrolipoamide acetyltransferase, with protein MPINITMPALSPTMEEGNLAKWLVKEGDHVSPGDVIAEIETDKATMEVEAVDEGTVAKLVVPAGTEGVKVNAVIAILAGEGEDAGAAAKGGDTGSSKAETVKAEPAKAEPARTEAPKGEAPKAAAANPEATPAAAQPSASVSGERTFASPLARRIAKDAGVDVSAVSGSGPRGRVVKADVEAAIAGGGAKKAATAAPTAQAAPPTAAAPAAKPMSDDAVLKFFAERSYELKPHDNMRKTIASRLTESHQTIPAYLLSMDCTLDALLKLREEINRSAPVTKTEKGDVPAFKLSVNDFIIKAMALALRDVPMANASWTSTARVLHKHADVGVAVAIPDGLITPIVRRAEEKTLSVISNEMKDLAKRARDKKLKPEEYQGGSTAVSNLGMFGVSNFTSIINPPHASIVSIGAGIEKPVVKGKEIAIATVMTATFAFDHRVIDGALGAEFAVAFKRYIENPMAMLV; from the coding sequence ATGCCCATCAACATCACCATGCCGGCCCTCTCGCCCACGATGGAGGAGGGCAATCTCGCCAAGTGGCTGGTCAAGGAAGGCGATCACGTCTCGCCCGGCGACGTGATCGCCGAGATCGAGACCGACAAGGCGACGATGGAGGTCGAGGCGGTCGACGAGGGCACCGTCGCCAAGCTCGTCGTGCCCGCCGGCACCGAGGGCGTCAAGGTCAACGCCGTGATCGCGATCCTGGCGGGCGAGGGCGAGGATGCGGGCGCGGCGGCCAAGGGCGGTGATACTGGGTCGTCGAAGGCCGAAACAGTCAAAGCTGAGCCGGCCAAGGCCGAACCTGCTAGGACAGAGGCCCCCAAGGGGGAAGCGCCGAAAGCCGCTGCAGCTAACCCGGAAGCCACACCGGCTGCGGCACAGCCGAGCGCATCGGTTTCGGGCGAGCGCACTTTCGCCTCGCCTCTTGCCCGCCGCATCGCCAAGGATGCCGGCGTGGACGTCTCTGCCGTTTCCGGCTCCGGCCCGCGCGGCCGCGTGGTGAAGGCCGACGTCGAGGCGGCGATCGCCGGAGGCGGCGCAAAGAAGGCAGCGACCGCCGCGCCGACGGCGCAGGCGGCTCCCCCGACGGCGGCCGCACCCGCTGCGAAGCCCATGTCCGACGATGCGGTGCTGAAATTCTTCGCCGAGCGCTCCTACGAGCTCAAGCCGCACGACAACATGCGCAAGACGATTGCCAGCCGGCTCACGGAATCGCACCAGACGATCCCGGCTTACCTCCTGTCGATGGACTGCACGCTAGACGCGCTGCTCAAGCTGCGCGAGGAGATCAACCGCTCGGCGCCGGTGACCAAGACCGAGAAGGGCGACGTTCCCGCCTTCAAGCTGTCGGTCAACGACTTCATCATCAAGGCCATGGCGCTGGCGCTGCGCGACGTGCCGATGGCGAACGCCTCGTGGACCAGCACGGCCCGCGTCTTGCACAAACATGCCGATGTCGGCGTCGCGGTGGCCATCCCCGACGGGCTGATCACCCCGATCGTGCGCAGGGCGGAAGAAAAGACGCTGTCGGTCATCTCCAATGAGATGAAGGATCTGGCCAAGCGCGCCCGCGACAAGAAGCTGAAGCCCGAGGAATACCAGGGCGGCTCCACCGCGGTGTCGAACCTCGGCATGTTCGGCGTCTCGAACTTCACCTCGATCATCAATCCGCCGCACGCCTCGATCGTCTCGATCGGCGCCGGCATCGAGAAGCCGGTGGTCAAGGGCAAGGAGATCGCCATCGCCACGGTGATGACCGCGACCTTCGCCTTCGATCACCGTGTCATCGACGGGGCACTGGGCGCCGAATTCGCGGTCGCCTTCAAGCGCTACATCGAGAACCCGATGGCGATGCTGGTCTAG
- a CDS encoding SGNH/GDSL hydrolase family protein: MKTVLCYGDSLTWGYDPEGPGRHAYENRWPSVLQAGLGPDVSVIAEGLNGRTTAFDDHLGSADRNGARLLPSILTTHSPIDLAILFLGANDMKPWIAGRAIAAKQGMQRLIDIVRGHAYPLGEDAPDILLVAPPPLCDTGDPDFAAMFEGGIAQSKMLASLYSDLADLTGCGFFDAASVAKASPLDGVHLDAANTRAIGRGLEPIVRVMLGL, from the coding sequence ATGAAGACAGTTCTCTGCTACGGCGATTCGCTCACCTGGGGCTATGATCCGGAAGGCCCGGGTCGCCACGCCTACGAGAACCGTTGGCCGAGCGTGCTGCAGGCGGGGCTGGGTCCCGATGTCTCCGTCATCGCCGAAGGCCTGAACGGCCGCACCACCGCCTTCGACGATCATCTCGGTTCGGCAGACCGCAACGGCGCGCGGCTGCTGCCCTCGATCCTCACCACCCATTCGCCGATCGACCTCGCCATCCTCTTCCTCGGCGCCAACGACATGAAGCCGTGGATCGCGGGCCGGGCAATCGCCGCCAAGCAGGGCATGCAGCGCCTGATCGACATCGTGCGCGGCCATGCTTATCCGCTGGGGGAGGACGCGCCGGACATCCTTCTGGTCGCGCCGCCACCGCTGTGCGACACGGGTGATCCGGATTTCGCCGCGATGTTCGAGGGCGGCATCGCGCAGTCGAAAATGCTGGCGAGCCTCTATTCCGACCTCGCCGACCTCACCGGCTGCGGTTTCTTCGATGCTGCATCCGTGGCGAAGGCGTCGCCGCTCGACGGCGTGCATCTCGACGCGGCCAACACGCGCGCGATCGGGCGGGGGCTGGAACCGATCGTCCGCGTCATGCTGGGACTTTAG